From a single Bacteroidota bacterium genomic region:
- a CDS encoding AAA family ATPase — translation MSFLSWYKTFEDEAIKFPNKDFVRDHLEAVKEAILSMIEDWKDLAFSWAEDDLVGTVVDENGVQTLRLFRDLSDGYRSMVALVGTIAWRCVRLNPHLGKNAAKESPGIILIDELDLHLHPNWQKRIVGDLKRTFPKIQFICTTHSPFIVQSLEADEIISLDGIVDVNPSSLSLEDVAEEIMGVESPFSIENQKTEEIATKYLEAIDGTEKGTVDVEDPGEKGLEFLGNSNKETELNELEQQISDPVMRAFLQMQRLKYKK, via the coding sequence ATGAGCTTCCTATCTTGGTATAAGACTTTTGAAGACGAAGCAATCAAATTTCCCAACAAAGACTTCGTTCGTGATCATCTTGAAGCCGTTAAAGAGGCTATTCTCTCCATGATAGAAGATTGGAAGGATTTGGCCTTCAGCTGGGCTGAGGATGACTTGGTGGGCACGGTCGTTGATGAAAATGGTGTCCAAACACTGCGTTTATTCCGCGATTTAAGCGATGGATACCGAAGCATGGTCGCTCTTGTCGGTACAATTGCTTGGCGCTGCGTTCGTTTGAACCCGCATTTGGGTAAAAATGCAGCCAAGGAATCTCCTGGGATCATCCTCATCGATGAACTCGACCTCCATCTCCATCCCAATTGGCAAAAACGTATCGTTGGCGACTTAAAGCGCACCTTTCCCAAAATCCAATTCATCTGCACCACGCACTCGCCGTTTATCGTGCAGTCACTCGAGGCAGATGAAATTATTAGTTTGGATGGAATTGTAGACGTTAATCCTAGTTCGCTAAGTTTGGAGGACGTCGCAGAGGAAATCATGGGTGTTGAGAGCCCGTTTTCGATTGAAAATCAAAAGACTGAAGAAATCGCAACCAAATACTTGGAAGCAATAGATGGAACAGAAAAGGGTACTGTCGACGTCGAAGATCCAGGTGAGAAAGGCCTCGAATTCCTCGGAAACAGCAATAAGGAGACCGAACTGAACGAATTGGAACAGCAAATATCTGACCCTGTGATGCGCGCATTTCTTCAAATGCAGCGGCTGAAATACAAAAAGTAA
- a CDS encoding HNH endonuclease: MRPIDKGPVPILSGRPKKVSDYKDWREDLMNRLGNCCCYCNMPLTDSPQVEHVSPKNPQPGQTAGSFLEWENMVLACGPCNRFKSNQPTSETLHYLAEYHNTHLVFEYVEVPHPSKPNRMACIPQPRNINAIDSAKAKATIELCKLGAIRKIDPRCTDMRWYFRHKAFLAAKTYRQYWDKEPENAATFLELMKISVLGSGFFSVWMQIFADIPEVCQALIQAFPGTAQNCFDPNGNPIPRNGSEI, encoded by the coding sequence ATGCGCCCGATTGACAAAGGTCCAGTTCCAATTTTGTCAGGCCGCCCCAAAAAGGTCTCCGACTACAAGGATTGGCGGGAAGACTTGATGAATCGGCTTGGAAATTGTTGTTGCTATTGCAATATGCCGTTGACAGACAGCCCGCAAGTCGAACATGTGAGTCCTAAAAATCCACAGCCCGGTCAAACCGCAGGTTCCTTTTTGGAATGGGAGAATATGGTTTTGGCTTGTGGCCCATGCAACCGATTCAAATCCAATCAACCGACTTCCGAGACACTCCATTATCTGGCCGAGTACCACAACACCCATTTGGTATTTGAGTATGTCGAAGTGCCTCATCCGTCCAAACCCAACCGAATGGCCTGTATTCCCCAACCTCGAAACATAAACGCCATAGACTCCGCAAAGGCAAAAGCAACCATTGAACTTTGCAAATTGGGCGCTATCCGCAAAATTGATCCGCGGTGCACCGATATGCGATGGTATTTTCGTCACAAGGCATTTTTGGCAGCAAAAACCTATCGACAGTATTGGGACAAAGAGCCTGAGAACGCTGCAACTTTTCTCGAATTGATGAAGATCTCTGTCTTAGGAAGCGGCTTTTTCTCCGTTTGGATGCAGATTTTCGCGGACATTCCCGAAGTCTGCCAAGCCCTCATCCAAGCATTCCCCGGCACAGCCCAAAACTGCTTCGACCCAAACGGCAACCCCATCCCAAGAAACGGCTCCGAAATCTAG
- the dnaE gene encoding DNA polymerase III subunit alpha codes for MPEFVHLHNHTEFSLLDGAAKISDMIQKTCDCGMKAVAITDHGNMYGVPKFVLEAKSKGIKAIVGCEFYIANDHTLKRREESEGDGEKKKLKTNFHQILWAKNAQGYQNLIKLCSIGFVDGFYYKPRIDRKLLREHSEGLIGSTCCLGSEVNQALLSHGEDAAEAMMRNYLEIFPKEDYYVEIQRHGLEDQDKCNEWLLRMAKKYELKVIASNDVHYVNEEDSDAHDLLLALQTASDYNDPKRFRFTDDRGNLNRNFYFKTPAEMGKLFADVPFALDNTMEIADKCDFKMNLAGDMLLPQFKVPEGFLDMDDYLRFLTYEGARKRYGEISLELEERIELELRVMAKMKYAGYFLIVQSFTTEARRRGVYVGPGRGSAAGSVVAYALGIINVDPLRYQLLFERFLNPDRVSPPDIDIDFDDEGRQEVIDFVVTEYGRNSVSQVITYGTMGAKTALRDVGRTLGIPLAEVNRIAKFVPEKPGMTFKKAMTMDENPDFAQELAKAFESPDPEVRRMMKFAKTLEGTARHTGVHACAVIIAPGEVSNFVPISVAKDKSLVTQYDGPMAEKAGLLKMDFLGLKTLSIIKTCVHMVKDRYQVEIDPEEIDITDLKTFELYQRGETVATFQFESDGMRKYLKQLQPTDIEDLIAMNALYRPGPMDNIPTFVNRKHGREPIIYPHEMLEGILKNTYGIMVYQEQIMQVAQKMAKYTLGQADLLRRAMGKKKADVMAQEREGFVKGALDNGVDAKNAGEVFDTMEKFASYGFNKSHAAAYSVLAFRTAYLKAHYPAEYMAAVLTHNVSDITKITFFIEECRRMGIKVLSPCVNESMRLFAVTDAGTHPVWVGGD; via the coding sequence ATGCCCGAGTTTGTCCATTTGCACAACCACACTGAGTTCAGCCTCCTCGACGGGGCGGCCAAAATCAGTGATATGATTCAAAAGACTTGCGATTGCGGCATGAAGGCCGTCGCGATCACCGACCACGGTAACATGTACGGTGTTCCCAAGTTTGTTTTGGAGGCTAAAAGCAAGGGAATCAAGGCCATTGTCGGATGCGAATTCTACATCGCCAACGACCATACCCTGAAACGCCGCGAAGAATCTGAAGGCGACGGCGAAAAGAAGAAGCTCAAAACCAACTTTCACCAAATTCTTTGGGCAAAAAATGCCCAAGGTTACCAAAACCTCATCAAACTTTGCTCGATCGGCTTTGTCGACGGATTCTACTACAAACCCCGCATCGACCGGAAGCTTTTGCGCGAACATTCCGAGGGGTTGATCGGCTCGACGTGCTGTTTGGGCAGCGAGGTCAACCAAGCCTTGCTTTCCCATGGGGAAGACGCCGCCGAAGCCATGATGCGCAACTACCTCGAGATTTTTCCGAAGGAAGATTATTACGTAGAGATTCAGCGCCATGGATTGGAGGACCAAGACAAATGCAATGAATGGCTCCTCCGAATGGCCAAAAAATATGAATTGAAAGTCATCGCGAGCAACGACGTCCACTACGTCAACGAGGAGGACAGCGATGCCCACGATTTGTTGCTTGCCCTGCAAACGGCAAGCGACTACAATGACCCCAAGCGCTTCCGATTCACCGATGACCGCGGCAATCTGAATCGGAATTTTTACTTCAAGACTCCGGCGGAGATGGGCAAACTCTTCGCCGACGTGCCTTTTGCCCTCGACAACACGATGGAGATCGCCGACAAATGCGACTTCAAAATGAACCTTGCAGGCGACATGCTCCTGCCGCAGTTCAAGGTGCCGGAGGGTTTCCTCGACATGGACGATTACCTGCGCTTCCTCACATACGAGGGCGCACGCAAGCGTTACGGGGAGATCAGCTTGGAACTCGAGGAGCGCATCGAATTGGAATTGCGGGTCATGGCGAAGATGAAGTACGCGGGTTACTTCTTGATTGTGCAATCCTTTACCACCGAAGCGCGCCGCCGTGGCGTTTACGTCGGTCCCGGTCGTGGTTCGGCGGCAGGTTCCGTCGTCGCATACGCCCTCGGAATCATCAACGTCGATCCGCTGCGGTATCAGTTGCTCTTCGAAAGGTTTTTGAATCCTGACAGGGTTTCGCCACCCGATATTGACATCGACTTTGACGACGAAGGCCGTCAAGAGGTCATTGACTTTGTGGTCACAGAATACGGGCGTAACTCTGTGAGTCAGGTGATTACCTACGGAACGATGGGCGCAAAAACTGCCCTCCGTGATGTAGGCCGCACACTCGGAATTCCACTTGCGGAGGTCAACCGTATCGCCAAATTCGTTCCGGAAAAGCCGGGAATGACCTTCAAAAAGGCGATGACAATGGACGAAAATCCGGACTTCGCCCAAGAATTGGCCAAGGCTTTTGAAAGCCCGGACCCGGAAGTGCGCAGAATGATGAAGTTTGCGAAAACGCTCGAAGGCACCGCCCGGCACACGGGTGTGCACGCCTGCGCTGTGATCATCGCGCCGGGCGAAGTGAGCAATTTCGTGCCGATTTCCGTTGCCAAAGACAAAAGCCTTGTCACGCAGTACGACGGCCCGATGGCCGAGAAGGCCGGTCTCTTGAAAATGGACTTCCTCGGTCTCAAAACCTTGTCGATCATCAAGACCTGCGTGCACATGGTCAAGGATCGCTATCAGGTCGAAATCGACCCGGAAGAAATCGACATCACCGACCTCAAGACCTTTGAGCTGTATCAGCGTGGCGAAACCGTGGCGACGTTTCAGTTCGAGTCCGACGGCATGCGCAAGTACCTCAAGCAGTTGCAGCCGACCGACATCGAAGATTTGATCGCCATGAACGCGCTTTACCGGCCGGGTCCGATGGACAACATCCCGACCTTCGTCAACCGGAAACATGGTCGCGAACCGATCATTTATCCCCATGAGATGTTGGAGGGGATCCTGAAGAACACTTACGGGATCATGGTCTATCAGGAGCAGATCATGCAGGTGGCGCAAAAAATGGCGAAGTACACGCTCGGTCAAGCCGACTTGTTGCGCCGAGCCATGGGTAAGAAAAAGGCCGATGTCATGGCGCAGGAGCGCGAAGGCTTCGTCAAGGGAGCCCTCGACAACGGGGTGGACGCGAAAAATGCCGGCGAAGTCTTTGACACCATGGAGAAGTTTGCTTCCTATGGTTTCAACAAGTCCCACGCAGCAGCATATTCGGTTTTGGCATTCCGGACGGCCTATTTGAAGGCGCATTATCCGGCAGAGTATATGGCGGCGGTCCTCACCCACAACGTGAGCGACATCACCAAGATCACCTTCTTCATTGAGGAATGCCGTCGCATGGGCATCAAGGTGTTGTCGCCTTGCGTGAACGAATCGATGCGTTTGTTTGCGGTGACCGATGCCGGGACACATCCGGTTTGGGTTGGAGGCGATTAA
- a CDS encoding DUF1186 domain-containing protein: MNDLLSEWNEEHPLSNGNEDWKAIPGIPAFQHPEIQHLYAWGFDIPTAVVKRILSLPVESLILDLELVLQDADDRYAAYLQREEAAKEPLPLSLISFPVHAIFLLAELKATNSLGKVCRFLGKNPEMVDYWLADHLSEDLWLALFKLGKDNLERLQKFARNHDADWRARAAATAAVAQVAWHYSARRKEVFAWFEAFFGYYLEEFQDDDDALLLGATISEVADLRAPDLLDAIESLFNEDFVETSTCGSFLEVQGDMYEPVNNWAKRPIKSIFDVYEHFTDTWEAYSDPGDDDDAELLSGGAFMQSKDKNKGLASFNPNPQLPKKEPTPGRNDLCPCGSGKKYKKCHG, from the coding sequence ATGAACGATTTGCTCTCAGAGTGGAATGAGGAGCATCCGCTTTCCAATGGCAATGAAGATTGGAAGGCCATTCCCGGCATACCCGCTTTTCAACATCCTGAAATCCAGCATCTTTATGCTTGGGGATTTGATATTCCGACGGCGGTCGTCAAAAGGATACTTTCACTGCCGGTGGAGTCCTTGATTTTGGACTTGGAGCTTGTGCTGCAAGACGCCGATGACCGGTATGCGGCCTATCTCCAACGTGAGGAAGCAGCCAAGGAGCCATTGCCCTTGAGCCTGATTTCATTCCCCGTTCACGCGATTTTCCTCCTTGCCGAACTCAAAGCCACCAATAGCCTCGGAAAAGTCTGCCGATTCCTGGGCAAAAATCCTGAAATGGTGGATTATTGGCTGGCAGACCATCTCTCCGAAGATTTGTGGTTGGCGTTGTTCAAACTTGGCAAGGACAATTTGGAGCGTCTGCAGAAATTCGCACGCAACCACGATGCCGATTGGCGTGCAAGGGCGGCTGCAACAGCAGCCGTGGCACAGGTTGCTTGGCACTATTCCGCCCGTCGCAAGGAGGTTTTTGCCTGGTTTGAAGCATTTTTTGGGTATTACCTGGAAGAATTTCAAGATGACGATGATGCCCTGCTGCTCGGTGCTACCATTTCCGAAGTCGCCGACTTGCGTGCGCCTGACCTGCTTGATGCAATTGAAAGCCTCTTTAATGAGGATTTTGTAGAAACCTCCACATGCGGATCCTTCCTGGAAGTTCAGGGAGATATGTATGAGCCCGTCAACAATTGGGCAAAAAGACCGATCAAAAGCATTTTTGATGTCTACGAGCACTTTACGGATACTTGGGAAGCCTACTCCGACCCGGGAGATGATGATGATGCCGAATTACTGAGCGGCGGTGCCTTCATGCAATCCAAGGACAAAAACAAAGGTTTGGCATCGTTCAATCCCAATCCACAGCTGCCCAAGAAGGAACCCACACCCGGCCGCAACGACCTTTGCCCCTGCGGTAGCGGGAAGAAGTATAAAAAGTGCCACGGCTGA
- the trxA gene encoding thioredoxin encodes MSVEHKTLEITDANFEELVLKSDKPVIVDYWATWCGPCKMLSPIVEELAKEMDGQVVFGKMDVQKNMTGTKYGVSALPTLMFFKGGQKVESIMGVPTKAKLKEKAQSML; translated from the coding sequence ATGAGTGTGGAACACAAAACTCTGGAAATCACCGACGCCAACTTCGAGGAACTGGTGTTGAAGTCTGACAAGCCCGTCATCGTCGATTACTGGGCAACATGGTGCGGCCCTTGCAAGATGCTGAGCCCGATTGTCGAGGAGCTTGCCAAAGAAATGGATGGCCAAGTGGTTTTCGGCAAAATGGATGTTCAGAAGAATATGACTGGGACCAAATACGGCGTTTCGGCACTTCCAACACTGATGTTCTTCAAAGGAGGCCAGAAAGTCGAGAGCATCATGGGCGTACCGACAAAAGCAAAACTCAAGGAAAAGGCACAGTCAATGCTTTGA